The Pseudomonas fragi DNA window CCGGAACACGCAGGGCCGCGATACGGCATTTAGGGTCGTTGGCCGGGCCGCTGAACACCTTGAAGTCGACGTCTTTCAGTTGATCGGCAACGTCTACCAGTTCCAGCGGGTTACGCAGGTCAGGCTTGTCGGAACCGTAACGGCGCATGGCTTCTTCGAAGGTCATGTGCGGGAATTCGCCGAATTCCAGATCCAGCACTTCCTTGAACAGGTTGCGGATCATGCCTTCGGTCAGGCCCATGATGTCTTTTTCATCGAGGAAGCTGGTTTCGATGTCGATCTGGGTGAATTCAGGCTGACGGTCGGCACGCAGGTCTTCGTCGCGGAAGCACTTGGCGATCTGGTAGTAGCGGTCAAAACCGGCAACCATCAGCAACTGCTTGAACAGCTGTGGCGATTGCGGCAGTGCAAAGAACGAACCGGCGTGGGTACGGCTAGGCACCAGGTAGTCACGTGCGCCTTCAGGCGTGGCACGGGTCAGGATCGGTGTTTCAACGTCCAGGAAGCCGTTTTCGTCGAGGTAACGACGGATGCTGGTGGTCATGCGCGAACGCAGGCGCAGCTTCTCGAGCATTTCCGGGCGACGCAGGTCGATAAAGCGATAGCGCAGGCGGGTCTCTTCGCCAACGTCGGAGAACTCGTTGAGCGGGAACGGCGGGGTTTCCGCTTCGTTCAGCACTTCGAGCTCGTAACCCAGCACTTCGATCATGCCCGAAGCCATGTTGGTGTTGCCGGCACCGGCCGGGCGCAAGCGCACCTTACCAGTGATCTTGACGACATACTCACTGCGCACACGGTCGGCGGCAGCGAAGGTTTCAGCGCGATCCGGGTCGAAAACCACCTGGGCCAGACCATCACGATCACGGATATCGAGGAAAATCACCCCACCGTGGTCACGGCGACGGTGAACCCATCCGCAAAGGGTAATTTCCTGGCCGTCCAGGCTTTCGTTCAGTTGGCCGCAATAATGGCTGCGCATCATGGTAGTGGTTTCACTTCTCGTAATTCGAAATTCGGTGGAAGTCTTGCGCACCGTCGGTGCTGGTAACCTTGCAAGAGCCCGCTTGTGTTCTGACTGCTTTCGCTCGACCTCAGTCGGATTTATCGCCGCCTGCCAGATTCTTTTTCGAACCTGTCTTGAAGTCTGTTTCATACCAGCCTGTACCGCTAAGGCGGAAGCCCGGCATGGACAGCATCTTCTTCAGCTCGGGGGCCTGACAGGCGGGACAATCAACCAGCGGTGCAGCGCTGATCTTTTGAATGGCTTCCAGCTGATGACCACAGGAAGCACACTGGTAATCGTACATGGGCATTGGCGTGTCTCGACAATCCGTGAGCGGCAACCCTTGAGCAGGGCCACACAGCAAAGAGCGAGATTATATCTGGTAAATCGAGCCATTGCAGCCGCATGAACAGCCAGAAGCCCCTAAATGCATCATAAATATTGGACGATTACAAGCCATCGACCAGACAGCTTCTACCCGCCACCTTGTTCAACCCACGAATACCTGCTGCGCCATCCCCTGGGGACCGCGCGCCCTCTTCAATAAATGCATCACACAAACGACCCGAATAAACCCGCTGAAGTTTTTCACCCCGCCATGCCGCAAGTGAACCTCCAGATCGATATAAGACAGTAGCGTGTTGATTGAACAGTTGTTGATATGTGAGATATCGGCCAAAACCTCCCAGTACACTTCCTCAAGGCGCAAACAAGTGGCAAAGCCATTCAATCGCACTGAGCGCGACAAGGGCCGGGCCAGCGTCATGCCAAAGTCCAGTATCACAGGATCGACCCTGACTCTTTGCAGTAATCGGCAGCCGGTATTTTCTTGCTGAATCAATCGTCCCATCGTAAAGCACTCCATTGCGCATCATTGGATTTGATCAATCTTTTTCAAAGAATTTGCCTCATCAAACGACATGTAAAAATTCTTATCCAGCGGATCAAACCCGCAAATCTGTAGGAGCGCTCTCGGTACGAGCGACGAATATCGACAGGCGCAAACGCGGCGCACGACGACCGCCCAGCACTCGCAACAACGGCAGCAACAACGCCCTTCTATCAAGACCTGAACGTTGCCTCCATTAATCTTGTCGACGGCAAACGTATGCATTTACCGAACGATGCCAATGCCAGGCGGCCCGATACTTTGGATAGCCAGGTAAAGCCGGGCATGAAGAGCAAGAACTGCCAACCCCGTGATTGCGTCCGGCACAAGGGACAAAGGCTTTGACGACAAGTGGTTGCCCCTGCGCGCACTTATGGCCCTCACGGCTCACGTTATCAGAGAGCAGCGTTCCTATAACTACAAGACGGGAGGACTACACACGTCTAAAACAAGGCTTTCGTAAAATGCAGAAATCGCCCAAACCTCAGCAAGCAGTCGCGCTCACCGATAGCTCTTTACGCTTAATTTGAGTAGGCCCGAGCTTTGCTGTTAAATTGGCAGCGTGTTGCCCAATTTTCGCCTCTGGCGAGGGCGCATAGGCTGATGAACTCGCGTGTCCAGCGCCTCCATTTTTTTCTGAAGCGAACCGTGCGCAGTCAGCTCTTCCTTGCGATCTATCTTAATGTGAGTCATTGAAATGTTGAAAATCGTCCACCTGATAACGGGTGCAGCGGCTTTGCTGCTGTCCTTTATTCCCAGCCTGCAACCCGAAGCCTTACCTTACCTCCAACATCCTGATGCCCTTTACCTGGCTTTTTTTGGCCTGCTGAACCTGACACTGGCCCCAGTTATTCCGTTCTGGAATAAAGGTCCGCGTCACCAACTGCAAAACCTGGTCAGCGCCCTGCTGGTGCTTTCCGTGGTCCTGCAAACACTGACCCTGTTCGGCCTTCTGCTGCCGATCGGTGATCAGCCCGCTGTACTGCTCGGCCTTACGCCTGCTGTGATTGCCGTGCTGCTGCATCTTGCTGTCAGCTTCTACAAGTCTTCACCTTCGTCATCCTCGCACAGCTATGACATGACCAACCGCGATACGGGGACGGTCAAATGGTTCAACACTTCAAAGGGTTTCGGCTTTATTTCGCGAGATTCCGGCGATGATATTTTTGTCCACTTTCGCGCCATCCGTGGCGAAGGCCACCGGGTTTTGGTGGAAGGGCAACGGGTCGAGTTCTCGGTCATGAACCGCGACAAGGGCCTGCAGGCCGAAGACGTGATCGCCGCACTGCCGCGCCGCTGATTCAAGCCTGAAAAAAACCGCGATCAGCCTGGCTGAATCGCGGTTTTTTTATGCCTGCATAAAACCATCAATAATGCGGTGGCGGAGCCTCTTCTTCAAAAGACTCGAACTGCCCGCCCATTTCCTCCTGGCGCTTGAGCAAGGCAGCCATCTGCATCTGCAGACGGTCCACTGCGTTCTGCTGGGCAACCAGCACATCATTCAATGCCTGAATGGTGTCATCCTGAAAAGCCAGGCGGCTCTCAAGGTCCATCACTCGCGCTTCAAGCGTCACGATCAACCCTCCGAAAAAATGAAACTGGCGTCAAGCTCCGACGCCAGCCTGTCGCGCACAGCACGCACCTGCGCCGGCGTATAGGGCCTGGCCGGGTGCTTGCCCCATACCGGCCCTGGCCATGCCACGTCAGCCTGGTAACGAACAATCACATGCATGTGCAACTGACTGACCACATTACCCAGGGTGGCCACATTCATTTTATCCGCGCCGAACAACGCTTTCAGCACCCGCGCCAAAGCGGTGGTCTCAGCCCACATGCGTTGCTGGTCGGCGTCATCCAATTGAAACAGTTCGGTTATACCCTCGCGCCGCGGCACCAGGATAAACCAGGGGTAATTCGAATCGTTGGAAAGCAGCAAGCGGCACAAGGGGAAGTCCCCTATCAGCCAGGTATCCTCTTGCAGACGTGTATCCAAAGCGAACACTGGGAGCTCTCCTGTTTGACCGTTCATTTCAGCACAACCCGGCACCCGATGAGACTCACCGCAGGCCAGATGACAGAAACCAAGGATACCCTTGATTGTGCCCGGCTTCACCTCGCCAGCCCGACATGCTCGGGCAAAAGGCCGCTTGGCACGGTCAATCAACAGCATTCGGACACTTGTGCACCAAAACTGCACAAAACGAATGTTTTTAGTGCGCCAAAACGTCACCTACCACCCCAGCAGGTGTTAACCGGTAACGCTTTAAGCGCACTTGCGCCGCAAGAAAGACTTCTTGCAACAAAACACAACATCCCAAGCCCAGCCTTATCGCCGTTCGACCCAAGCAAGATCAGGCCTCATAGCTCAAAAACGCAGAAGATGATTTATTTTTCATCTACCAAAGCATTTGAGCATGCTTGTTGCATAGACCCTTCTCACAGTCGCCAGGCCCGCGCAGGAGCACAACGGTCTGACGATAAATAACAATAGCTGAACCGTAGGAATTTGGAGTTTTCATTGTAG harbors:
- a CDS encoding SlyX family protein, yielding MTLEARVMDLESRLAFQDDTIQALNDVLVAQQNAVDRLQMQMAALLKRQEEMGGQFESFEEEAPPPHY
- a CDS encoding cold-shock protein, which produces MLKIVHLITGAAALLLSFIPSLQPEALPYLQHPDALYLAFFGLLNLTLAPVIPFWNKGPRHQLQNLVSALLVLSVVLQTLTLFGLLLPIGDQPAVLLGLTPAVIAVLLHLAVSFYKSSPSSSSHSYDMTNRDTGTVKWFNTSKGFGFISRDSGDDIFVHFRAIRGEGHRVLVEGQRVEFSVMNRDKGLQAEDVIAALPRR
- the aspS gene encoding aspartate--tRNA ligase, encoding MMRSHYCGQLNESLDGQEITLCGWVHRRRDHGGVIFLDIRDRDGLAQVVFDPDRAETFAAADRVRSEYVVKITGKVRLRPAGAGNTNMASGMIEVLGYELEVLNEAETPPFPLNEFSDVGEETRLRYRFIDLRRPEMLEKLRLRSRMTTSIRRYLDENGFLDVETPILTRATPEGARDYLVPSRTHAGSFFALPQSPQLFKQLLMVAGFDRYYQIAKCFRDEDLRADRQPEFTQIDIETSFLDEKDIMGLTEGMIRNLFKEVLDLEFGEFPHMTFEEAMRRYGSDKPDLRNPLELVDVADQLKDVDFKVFSGPANDPKCRIAALRVPGAASMPRKQIDDYTKFVGIYGAKGLAYIKVNERAKGVEGLQSPIVKNIPEANLNVILDRVGAVDGDIVFFGADKAKIVSEALGALRIKVGNDLNLLTCEWAPMWVVDFPMFEENDDGSFSALHHPFTAPKCSPEELEANPATAISRAYDMVLNGTELGGGSIRIHRKEMQQAVFRLLGIEEAEQEEKFGFLLDALKYGAPPHGGLAFGLDRLVMLMTGAQSIREVIAFPKTQSAACVMTQAPGVVDAKALRELHIRLREQAKAE
- a CDS encoding HIT family protein, with product MFALDTRLQEDTWLIGDFPLCRLLLSNDSNYPWFILVPRREGITELFQLDDADQQRMWAETTALARVLKALFGADKMNVATLGNVVSQLHMHVIVRYQADVAWPGPVWGKHPARPYTPAQVRAVRDRLASELDASFIFSEG
- a CDS encoding ribbon-helix-helix domain-containing protein, which translates into the protein MGRLIQQENTGCRLLQRVRVDPVILDFGMTLARPLSRSVRLNGFATCLRLEEVYWEVLADISHINNCSINTLLSYIDLEVHLRHGGVKNFSGFIRVVCVMHLLKRARGPQGMAQQVFVG
- a CDS encoding FmdB family zinc ribbon protein, which translates into the protein MPMYDYQCASCGHQLEAIQKISAAPLVDCPACQAPELKKMLSMPGFRLSGTGWYETDFKTGSKKNLAGGDKSD